The following coding sequences are from one Oncorhynchus kisutch isolate 150728-3 linkage group LG23, Okis_V2, whole genome shotgun sequence window:
- the nudcd3 gene encoding nudC domain-containing protein 3, with amino-acid sequence MASPMEMTELYDNALLGILQHVGNIQNFLQVYFGFLYRKTDFYRLLSTPNDRMGFPPGVAEKMVLKSFRLFEHVAEQDRERQQRELQQRQEARMVPPAVQELELQATEQPEEPRGEKTEPDAQRESSDSASGEPSAASCTTASSQASSSQAPDSIPQPHCSSVAQQSSHGDHAAACSASTDGQVVQQASPDSYNGAVRDTYSWSQDYTDVEVRVHVPKTVVKGRQVCVNMQPGSVRVCLKEEAGETVLMEGELTHKINTENSLWSLEPGCCVVLSLSKSGEVWWSAVLKGEKEIDVNQINRERSMATVDEEEHAVLDRLTFDYHQKLQGKPQSHEMKVHDMLKKGWDAEGSPFKGQQFDPSMFDIPSSAVQM; translated from the exons ATGGCGTCGCCCATGGAAATGACAGAGTTGTATGACAACGCTTTGCTTGGAATCTTGCAGCATGTTGGAAACATCCAGAATTTCCTTCAGGTCTACTTCGGCTTCCTGTACCGCAAGACAGACTTTTACCGTCTGCTGTCAACACCCAACGACCGTATGGGCTTCCCTCCAGGGGTGGCCGAGAAAATGGTCCTAAAG TCCTTCCGTCTGTTTGAGCATGTGGCtgagcaggacagagagaggcaacAGAGGGAGCTGCAGCAGAGACAGGAGGCCAGGATGGTGCCCCCCGCGGTGCAGGAGCTGGAGTTGCAGGCCACAGAGCAGCCAGAGGAGCCGAGGGGGGAGAAGACAGAGCctgatgcccagagagagagctcTGACTCAGCTTCTGGAGAGCCCAGTGCAGCCTCGTGCACTACCGCCTCCAGCCAAGCCTCTTCCAGCCAAGCTCCAGACTCTATTCCACAGCCACATTGCAGCAGTGTGGCCCAGCAGTCATCACATGGAGACCATGCAGCAGCCTGTTCAGCATCTACAGA tggtcaGGTGGTGCAACAGGCCAGTCCAGATAGTTACAATGGGGCGGTGAGGGACACCTACAGCTGGTCTCAGGACTACACCGACGTTGAGGTCCGGGTCCACGTTCCCAAGACCGtcgtcaagggcagacag GTGTGTGTGAACATGCAGCCgggcagtgtgcgtgtgtgtttgaaggaggaggcaggagagacggTCCTGATGGAAGGAGAGCTCACCCATAAGATCAACACTGAGAACTCACTATGGAGCCTGGAGCCTGGATGTTGTGTGGtg tTGTCTCTCAGTAAGAGTGGGGAGGTCTGGTGGAGTGCTGTGTTGAAAGGGGAGAAGGAGATTGATGTGAACCAGATCAACAGAGAGCGCTCCATGGCCACGGTGGATGAGGAGGAGCATGCCGTGCTGGACAGACTCACCTTCGACTACCACCAGAAACTACAGGGCAAGCCCCAGAGCCACGAGATg AAGGTACATGACATGCTGAAGAAGGGGTGGGATGCTGAGGGCTCTCCCTTTAAAGGACAACAGTTTGATCCCTCCATGTTTGACATCCCCTCCAGCGCCGTACAGATGTGA